A DNA window from Jaculus jaculus isolate mJacJac1 chromosome 1, mJacJac1.mat.Y.cur, whole genome shotgun sequence contains the following coding sequences:
- the LOC105943944 gene encoding testis-expressed protein 12-like, with protein MANHLVKSDSRNCKRPREVETQVPDSPQLSSHGKLDSSFSECSPESLEKDLSDIGKEGNLLLSTYARTLSERAAVDASYIDEIDGLFKEANTIENFLVQKRELLKQRFTMLANTLHR; from the coding sequence ATGGCAAATCATCTTGTAAAATCTGATTCTAGAAATTGTAAGAGACCAAGAGAAGTGGAGACTCAAGTACCAGATAGTCCACAGCTATCCTCTCATGGAAAATTGGACTCATCTTTTTCTGAATGTTCTCCAGAATCCCTGGAGAAAGACTTGAGTGATATAGGCAAGGAAGGTAATTTGCTGTTATCTACCTATGCAAGGACTTTAAGTGAGAGAGCAGCAGTAGATGCATCTTACATTGATGAGATAGATGGACTCTTCAAAGAAGCCAATACtattgaaaactttctagtacAAAAAAGAGAGCTCCTGAAACAGAGGTTTACAATGCTTGCAAATACACTGCACAGATAA